The following coding sequences are from one Capsicum annuum cultivar UCD-10X-F1 chromosome 3, UCD10Xv1.1, whole genome shotgun sequence window:
- the LOC107856524 gene encoding uncharacterized protein LOC107856524 yields MASLEGASISDEPTSSPRISFSSEFLDEKNFISITPNAQAEKERKDQQERARSAAEFEFLSSKLTNENMITADELFFEGKLRPYWQMHYAEKLNKISLKTEGEILNEAEVKKSQEETRPINWFIDEDPSPRPPKCTVLWKELLRLKQKRASSLSPSSSTSSSSSSGSLADISVAPDQEKSEKNKGQATKEKHVKRIKKGLERSRSETLRVRPVIHVPICTQGKNTALPPLFSIKKKGRAIER; encoded by the coding sequence ATGGCTTCTTTAGAAGGTGCCTCTATATCCGACGAGCCGACTTCCAGTCCCCGAATTTCCTTCTCTTCAGAGTTTCTTGATGAGAAAAACTTCATATCCATAACACCAAATGCACAAGCAGAGAAAGAACGAAAAGATCAGCAAGAGAGAGCGCGGAGTGCAGCTGAATTCGAGTTCCTGTCGAGCAAGTTAACCAATGAAAACATGATCACAGCGGACGAGCTGTTCTTCGAGGGTAAGTTACGTCCCTATTGGCAAATGCATTATGCTGAAAAGCTCAACAAGATTAGTTTAAAAACTGAGGGAGAAATATTGAATGAAGCTGAGGTGAAGAAGAGTCAGGAAGAAACTAGGCCAATAAATTGGTTTATTGATGAAGATCCTTCTCCTAGGCCACCAAAATGCACTGTTTTATGGAAAGAGTTATTGAGATTGAAGCAAAAGAGAGCTTCTTCATTATCaccttcttcttctacttcttcctcCTCGTCTTCAGGTTCACTTGCTGATATATCTGTAGCACCagatcaagaaaaaagtgaaaaaaacaaaGGTCAAGCAACCAAAGAGAAACATGTAAAGAGGATTAAGAAAGGATTGGAGAGAAGTAGATCAGAAACTTTAAGAGTTAGACCTGTGATTCATGTGCCAATTTGTACACAGGGAAAAAACACTGCATTGCCACCTTTGTTTTCTATTAAGAAAAAGGGTAGAGCAATAGAGAGATGA
- the LOC107856515 gene encoding ribonuclease H-like, producing MEPPINHAFKLNTDGFCLGNLGKGRIGGIVRSSNEGWVMGFSRSFHNTTNNMMKLFALIEGIKMVEVNNILPFEINVDSLKIISMLSNSNLHYDALILDCRLRLKRLENPKVGHCYRDQNGVADALAKEGARTCRFNEITFFEVPPVYAKNAVWADISGGGCNLTSCFF from the coding sequence ATGGAACCCCCTATCAATCATGCTTTCAAACTCAACACTGATGGTTTCTGCCTTGGGAATCTCGGGAAAGGTAGAATAGGTGGGATAGTTAGGTCTTCCAACGAGGGCTGGGTAATGGGCTTCAGCAGAAGCTTCCATAACACCACCAATAACATGATGAAACTTTTTGCCCTCATTGAAGGCATCAAAATGGTTGAAGTAAATAATATTCTCCCCTTTGAAATCAATGTAGACTCTCTGAAAATTATCTCTATGTTATCTAATAGTAACCTTCACTATGATGCTTTGATTCTGGACTGCAGATTAAGACTAAAAAGGCTAGAAAATCCGAAAGTCGGCCATTGCTATAGAGATCAGAATGGGGTGGCAGATGCTTTAGCGAAGGAGGGTGCAAGAACATGCAGATTCAATGAAATAACCTTTTTTGAAGTTCCACCAGTGTATGCAAAAAATGCAGTTTGGGCAGACATCTCGGGAGGGGGTTGTAATTTAACTAGTTGTTTCTTTTAA
- the LOC107856523 gene encoding probable LRR receptor-like serine/threonine-protein kinase At1g67720 translates to MFLEPSSLTMSSSYSSFFLLFLSLLFFPCLSQSLRGVLIDCGAAVDSIVNEQRWVSDAGFVSAGTPKNLTVEVLDSTLSTVRTFPSNNNVFKKFCYEVPVYRGGKYLVRTTYFYGGVNGNSNPPVFDQIVDGTFWSPVNTTEDYWHGMSSYYEGIFKAIGKTMSVCLAANSYTDSDPFISALELVLVSDSLYNSTDFNTYALTLIARSSFGNNGSIIRYPDDEFDRFWEPYGRYSPAESFRHVSVSGIWNHPPAKVFQTRFALRKLEAMELLWPPAPLPNTTYYIALYFADDQLSFSGRAFNISINDILFYANLNVTPTGMVVFASQWPLAGITKITLTPLFGSSIGPLINAGEVFEVLPVGGKTHTRDVIALEKLKESFKNPPPDWNGDPCLPPQYPWTGVTCAGGTRIRVTSLNLTSLGLSGSISPSIAKLTALNGIWLANNNLTGSIPDLSSLNNLQSLYLEDNQLSGEIPPSLGNINSLNEIFLQNNNLNGQVPSNLLGKPGLNLRTTPGNPLLSQPPK, encoded by the exons ATGTTTCTTGAACCATCATCATTAACCATGTCCTCCTCCTATTCCTCTTTCTTTCTCTTGTTTTTGTCGCTTCTTTTCTTCCCTTGTCTTTCTCAATCACTTAGAG GAGTGCTGATTGATTGTGGTGCTGCAGTTGATTCTATAGTTAATGAACAAAGATGGGTGTCCGATGCTGGTTTTGTATCTGCAGGAACACCCAAGAATCTTACTGTTGAAGTACTTGATTCTACACTGTCAACTGTCCGTACATTTCCATCGAACAACAATGTTTTCAAGAAATTCTGTTATGAGGTTCCCGTTTATCGAGGAGGGAAATACTTGGTCAGGACAACATATTTCTATGGTGGGGTTAACGGGAATTCGAATCCTCCTGTATTTGATCAGATCGTTGATGGTACTTTTTGGAGTCCAGTgaatacaactgaggattattgGCATGGAATGTCTTCATATTATGAAGGGATTTTTAAGGCCATAGGGAAGACTATGAGTGTGTGTTTGGCTGCTAATAGTTATACTGATTCCGACCCTTTTATATCTGCTTTGGAACTTGTTTTAGTATCGGATTCATTGTATAATTCAACAGATTTTAATACTTACGCATTGACTTTGATTGCAAGGAGCAGTTTTGGGAACAATGGTTCAATTATCAG ATATCCTGACGATGAATTTGATCGTTTCTGGGAGCCCTATGGACGATATTCTCCTGCAGAAAGTTTCAGACATGTTTCTGTTTCTGGTATCTGGAATCACCCTCCTGCAAAAGTATTTCAGACACGGTTCGCTCTCCGTAAGCTTGAAGCTATGGAGTTATTATGGCCTCCAGCACCTCTTCCAAACACAACATATTACATAGCTCTTTACTTTGCTGATGATCAACTTTCGTTCTCAGGAAGAGCTTTCAACATAAGCATAAACGATATACTGTTTTATGCCAATCTTAATGTTACTCCTACTGGCATGGTTGTGTTTGCAAGTCAATGGCCTCTGGCTGGTATTACAAAGATAACTTTAACTCCACTGTTTGGATCAAGTATCGGTCCGTTGATTAATGCAGGAGAGGTTTTTGAAGTGTTGCCCGTCGGAGGAAAAACTCATACTCGAGATG TGATAGCTCTGGAAAAATTGAAGGAGAGTTTCAAGAATCCTCCCCCTGATTGGAATGGTGATCCATGTTTACCCCCTCAATACCCATGGACTGGAGTTACATGTGCTGGAGGAACACGAATTCGTGTAACTTCTTT AAACCTAACAAGCTTGGGTCTTTCTGGGTCAATATCACCTAGCATTGCAAAATTGACAGCATTGAATGGCAT ATGGCTTGCGAATAACAATTTGACGGGATCTATCCCAGATCTGAGCTCTTTGAATAACCTGCAGAGTCT ATACTTGGAAGACAATCAGCTTAGCGGAGAAATTCCCCCATCTCTCGGAAACATTAACAGCCTTAATGAAAT CTTCTTGCAGAACAATAATCTGAATGGCCAGGTACCAAGCAATCTTCTCGGAAAACCAGGGTTGAATCTCAG GACCACTCCTGGGAATCCATTGTTGTCACAGCCCCCTAAATGA